The genomic stretch CAGAAAAAGGAGGGCAAGAGATCTGGTCTGCACATCGGTCATGCCAACCCAGCCAAAGAAAAACACATAGCCCATATCCCGTAAGCCCAAACCGAACACAGAAATAGGCAGGGCTTCCATCAGCGTAATAAGCGGCACAAAGGCACTGAAATAAAAGAAGGAAACAGAGGCATGGAGAGAAAGAGCCAGCAGCTGCACGATCATAATAACTGATAATTGAAAAACAAAGGAAATCAGCATAACCTGGGTCAGCAATTTACGATCAGCCCCGTAACATTGGAAGGAAAGAAAAAACTTTTCCGTAAGACCGACCAGAAAGGGAAAGCGGTTTAAGCGGGACAGCTTGAGCAGGGCCCGTATAGGCTTCTCTTTGACGAGAGCGACCAGCACGGCAAGCATAATCAGAAAAATCACCAAGGGCGCGAGGAAAAAGAACAGATTATGAAATTCACGGGCCACGAGGATAGAGGAAACCAAACTGAGCGAAACAAGAGCAAGAAAACCGGAAAACCGATCGGCAAACACGGACGCTGCTGAGCGTACGCTGTCTCTGCTTTTTTGCGCGATATCATAGATTCGGTACGAATCCCCGCCTATATTTGAGGGAAGAAAGAGATTATAAAAACTGCCGATCAGATAGGTCATCGTCAGGGTTGACAGGGGGATATCAACCCCGTCGGCTGACAGAAGGAGGCGCCATTTCAAAGCGCTCAACACGGTATTCATAAAGAGCAGCAGGCAAATAGGGAGAAAATAGAAATAGTTCAGTGATGCCATTACCTCCTTGAGCTCTTCTAAGGGAATGCTGCGGTACAGCAGAAACATCACCGTGGAACTGAATACTATTTTAACAGCAAAAATAAGCTGCTGTTTTCTTTTTCCGTTCATACCTCGCCCATAATTTTACGCGCTGTACGCTTTTTGATCACCTGGGCAGGTACGCCCAGAGAAATTGTATAAGCAGCAACAGAACGGGTCAGGAGTGCGCCAGCTCCGGCCACACTCCCCTTGCCCATGATCACTCCGCCGAGCACAGTTACATTGCCCCCGAGCCAGACATCTTCCTCAAGACACACGCCGCCGTCGGCTCGTATTCCCTGCTCTCGAATCGGGATATCCAGACGGTCAATATGATAACTTCCTCCCCCGACAAGAAAACATTGCTGACCGATAATACAGTCCGGCCCAATAACCACTGGGCAATTATTGGTGGACTGCACAATGGTTCGGGCATTTAAACCGCAGTTATCTCCGATACTGACGGTGCCGTTTTTACATGAGATCATAACATCATTGGAAAGGATGACATTATTGCCGAGACGGATGGAGACCGGCTCGGTTCCATGGCGACCGTCAAGAATGCAGCCTTCGCTGAGGACCACGTCTTCACCAAGATGGATTTTACCGGGCTGACGGAGGGTGATACCGGATGCGAACATGCTCCCCTTGCCGCAGCTGGCAAACATTCCAGGCCAGAAAAGCTTACGCAGGGCCATGCCCAATGCACCGGGGATAGGGCCTAATAACTGGCACCATTCGTAATACAGAAAAGCCGCAAATGAGCGGCTGCCCACCATGATATCCTGGTACTTGGACAAGGGCGATCCTTTTCCTGTTATTGCCTTATGTGTTTTCTTCATTATTCAGGAAGGTTGAAGCGTATATTGCAAGCGAGTTCACAGAGATGAAAAGGATAACATCTTTTGCCCGAGCTGACAACGAGACTTACGATACTTATGAGGCTCAATATGAGATCATGCGCAATTTTCAGAAAAAGTCTTTTTGTTTTGAAGGGAGCCAGTATTTTGTTTATTATAGACAACGTTCAGGTTTATGGATGGCATTTTGCCGTTTTTTTTATCAATAATACTCACGAAAGGAGAAAGGAGCATGAGAAAAATTTTGTTCTTGGTCACATTGTTTATCTTTGTCGGTTCCTTGGCAGTTGCTCTTGCCGCAGAAGCCCCGCGTATGAGCAAAGAGGAACTGAAGGCACAGATAGACTCAGGCGAAATCATCGTTATGGATGCACGTTCCGAAAAAGATTGGAAGTCCAGCGAATTTAAAATTAAAGGGGCTCTGCGCACCCCTGCAAAAACTGTTGATGAGTGGTTGAGCAGCATCCCAACGGATAAAAAGCTGGTTATTTACTGCGCTTGAAATAAAGAAGGCAGCAGTGCCAGGTTGGCACGCACATTGATTGAAGAAAAAGGATTCACGGATGTCTATGCCCTCAAGGGGGGTTGGAAGGAATGGTTCCGTCAGGAAGATAAGGCGGCGTATCCGGTAGAAGAGAAATAAAATTTCATTCCATCCGGTTCCCAAGCCTTGCCTTGAAAACCGTTTTTTTTTGAGGTGATTGACAGGACAGAAGCAGGCATTGCAATCCGGTCCGTCGCCGGTCAGTGTAAATGCTTCTGCCCTCTTGTCGGCTTGGGCCACTTGAAATTTGGTAGGCAGGCTTGACAGGCTTTTGCCACGTCATTAGAAAGAAAACAGCATATTATCTAGGCTCAACAGGCTGTTCAACAAGCAACGGAAAAAGAACCGTAATACCCCAGCATGGCTTCAAAAAAGTTTTTATTGTAACTTGCTCTATATTAGTAACACGATGCGTGTTGTTCAAAAATTTAAAGACCTCCAAAGACTGTTCCTTCGCTATTGTATTGTTGGTATTTGCTCCTGTAATGGATAACGGAATAAAATTATTTCCATTGCCAGCGTTGTTCCAAGCTGTTTGCAATTTCTCTTTGTCCATACTGCTTAATAGACCTGCTGTCTCGCCGGAAAATCGCACTGTTTCGGTCATAATCACAACTGGATCTACTACACTACCGGTGCCACAGCAAACAGCACAACCCCTTCATCCTCTCGGAGGCCATTCAATCCAAGCGGAATTCCTGGCAGTATATTGGGTACTACATTTACGGCAAGTTTGGTTACCTCATCATCTACAATATTGGTCAGCTGATTGAGACGTGACAGGGTAAGTGCCTCCCCATCCTCCCATTCATTACCATTTGCGATGGCTCTATAAACAATTTCGCCTTCCAACTCACCACCTAAAGTATTTGCTACCGCCGTTTCCCAGGCAGGCAATAAGCTGTCCAACCCGTTACGTAGCACAGAAGTGGTTGCATCAAATTCCACATAGGAAATCATCTTTGGATGAAAAGATGAATCTATATTTCCAGCGTTGATATGATTTAGCAATGCTTCTCGACTGTCAGGCTCCTGAATATGAACCAAATAAACACGGTACCCACGCCGTCGAAGTTCCGGGCTGACAGGGGAATCCGCGTGACATGGTTTGTTACGCCGCCTGTGGAATAGCACCCAGTCATGAGTTGCCTGGATAACATAAGCTGGCTGGTCGGCTGGAATGGGGGGAAACAGCATTTGCGCCCTTGATGAGGCAAAACTTCTATCCTTTAAAGCTGTTGTCAAAATCTCCAATGCTCGAAGAGAGGCTTCATGGGCTGGATGATCGGGTCGGGCGACCTCATCGTTTACGGTCTGCTTTGCTGTGATGAGATTGATATCTTCACTTGTGAGAATATCACCGGCAGTGAGGAGCATAGATGGCGTTGCATTCTCATGATAATATACTACTCTTTCTACAGGACGGGAGGCTCCACCCAGCTCTCCGCTTAACCGTTTTATAAGATTTATCTTCACCTGCGCATGATCTACCTCCGTCCAAGTACGGTTTACTTGAATTGAAGAAAAATACTCGAACATTGACGGCTTAAGAAGCGAAACAATTGTGCTCAACAGAGCGTCTTGCTGTCCCTGTTGGAGCTTAACGCTGTTATTTATTGATATTGTCGTGTTTTTCTTCTTTCCCGTTTTGTCAATTCGTTCCAGCGTCACTGTACCCATGAGGGCAGCTTGGACCACTTTCATATTTTTAGGACCCGACGTTCGAACTGGCCCTTTAATTTTTAAACGAAAATCCGGGGTTGTCCTGATGGCAATTGTTTGAATATTTTTTGTGCTACTGTCATGAAAAATAAGTTCTGCTTGAATGAAACATTCATTGCCGATGGACACGGAAAAAGGGTCTTTATCGATCTTGAAGGAGACCCAAACAGCCCGGCTTAAAGATGGTGAAGCCATCGTAATGTTCCCTGGATACATGGAATAAATGCCTTCTGTTCCATTCTCAACAGTATCCTCGTTTTCACTGGCATTCAAGCCATCTGGTTGAGTTCCACTAATTGATGCCTCCCTTATTGCCTCAGCAGGGGTTAGTGAATTCGGTACGTCAACAGGTGCCTCCATTTCGCGCTCAGAGAATATTGAAGGAATGTTATTAAGACGCTCTAATGCAGTACGTCTAAAAGCTTCGCCAGAGAGCATTAAACGCCTCCTAGGCTCCTCCCCGGCGTAACAGAATGACATACCTCCTCCCGACAAACTTTCCCCACGACCTGTTCCATAAAAGAATAAGGAAGATTTTTCGGCTACTACATTTTCAGGTTTTGGATAATATGATGTTGGATATTTTTTTACCGAATCAATCAAGATATTAGAAATGTTCAAATTTATCGAATATAATCTGCCTTTTTGCGGCACATGCTGCGGCTTCAACACCCCATCCGGCACCAGTACATCCACCTTCGGTTTCGCAGCGGATTTCTTATTCAATCCCTCAAGCAAAGAAATCCGTTCCATGTGTTGGGCCTCTTCAAAGGCATGGGGGATATAATCCGGTCGCACGGCACAAAACCGCAGATCAACCCCGTTGCCCATCATCTGACGGATCTGTTGATTGACGGTTAAGGAGGATGCTGGGGAAACAGGAAGATAGCCAGTGCTGGGTAGCTCAACGATACCGCGATTGATTAACGAGGGATTGGCTGCTTTGATCTCCTTGATCGCGACTAAGTTGTCATTAAGCAACTCCAACTTAGGCAATTTAGGCAAACTGATGATCTTATCATTTGTAACGCTTCTGGTTGCCAAGGAATCAGCAAGAGATGCTGCAATTACTTCGTATTGGTCTCGTACCAACTCGGTTAATTCCATTGCTTCCTTGATGACCTGCGGTTCCATTTCATGAAGGAAGAACCCAGGAGAAAAACCAGTTTTCTTTTTATAACACTCCGCAAGTTGACACTGAAACTGCAACACCTGAGCAAGAAAGACATTCCAAGGCCGCATAGCCATCCGTCCGGCCCAATATTGCCGAGCCGGTGCTCCCATCCGTTCACGGCGGGCCATCCAGGCATCAAGAAAGACGATTTTTGCACCTTCCCTGGCGATAACGGCAAGGGGCACCGCATCCCCGCTACCGATCTCTGCTCCACGACACCAAATATACGAGGAAAGCCCGTCATCGGCAAGACATGAACCCGGCTTGCCTTGTTCCTTGGCAAAAAAGGCGGAAGCCGCCCGTGAACGCAGGTAGTCCAGGGATCTGTATTGACTGAGTAACGACGGCAGGGCCAGTTTCAAAGGAATCGCTCGGAGCACCACCCCTTCCACAACATACGGACGTTCTGTACTGCTGATGCAGGCACTTTCACAGAGATTGCCGTACACATCTTCCTCGCCGCAGTACGCTTCTGCATGGCCTACGGTGA from Candidatus Electrothrix communis encodes the following:
- a CDS encoding lysylphosphatidylglycerol synthase transmembrane domain-containing protein; this translates as MNGKRKQQLIFAVKIVFSSTVMFLLYRSIPLEELKEVMASLNYFYFLPICLLLFMNTVLSALKWRLLLSADGVDIPLSTLTMTYLIGSFYNLFLPSNIGGDSYRIYDIAQKSRDSVRSAASVFADRFSGFLALVSLSLVSSILVAREFHNLFFFLAPLVIFLIMLAVLVALVKEKPIRALLKLSRLNRFPFLVGLTEKFFLSFQCYGADRKLLTQVMLISFVFQLSVIMIVQLLALSLHASVSFFYFSAFVPLITLMEALPISVFGLGLRDMGYVFFFGWVGMTDVQTRSLALLFLGMSVGYSLIGGVVYLLRLLASEPSSEPNRPADSPVP
- a CDS encoding acyltransferase, coding for MKKTHKAITGKGSPLSKYQDIMVGSRSFAAFLYYEWCQLLGPIPGALGMALRKLFWPGMFASCGKGSMFASGITLRQPGKIHLGEDVVLSEGCILDGRHGTEPVSIRLGNNVILSNDVMISCKNGTVSIGDNCGLNARTIVQSTNNCPVVIGPDCIIGQQCFLVGGGSYHIDRLDIPIREQGIRADGGVCLEEDVWLGGNVTVLGGVIMGKGSVAGAGALLTRSVAAYTISLGVPAQVIKKRTARKIMGEV
- a CDS encoding rhodanese-related (seleno)protein, encoding MRKILFLVTLFIFVGSLAVALAAEAPRMSKEELKAQIDSGEIIVMDARSEKDWKSSEFKIKGALRTPAKTVDEWLSSIPTDKKLVIYCAUNKEGSSARLARTLIEEKGFTDVYALKGGWKEWFRQEDKAAYPVEEK